The following proteins come from a genomic window of Corallococcus sp. NCRR:
- a CDS encoding NADP-dependent oxidoreductase: protein MPASIPEKMRAAALDRFGGPEVLGIKTISVPTCGDDEVLVRVAAAGIGAWDWMEREGQMAEMIPGGPKFPYVPGADGAGEVAAVGKNVKDFKVGDQVYGSAFMSAKGGFYAEYVAVKADQAAKVPKGLKVEQAAVLAADGLTGLLGLEEHLQLKSGQKLLIFGASGGIGHIVVQLAKRLGAKVLAVASGQDGVELARRLGADAVAEGHQEDLEKVCRDFAPDGFDAALVLARGDAAEPLLRNVRKGGRIAYPNGVEPAPKGPEGVETKAYDGIPSPQVMKRLNELIESGPFHLEVARLYALEEAAKAQQEVLKHHLGKYAMKIQ from the coding sequence ATGCCAGCATCCATTCCCGAAAAGATGAGGGCTGCGGCGCTTGACCGCTTCGGCGGCCCGGAGGTCCTGGGCATCAAGACCATCTCCGTTCCCACCTGTGGCGACGACGAAGTGCTCGTGCGCGTCGCGGCGGCGGGAATCGGTGCCTGGGATTGGATGGAGCGCGAGGGGCAGATGGCCGAGATGATCCCAGGCGGCCCGAAGTTCCCCTACGTGCCCGGAGCCGACGGAGCGGGAGAAGTCGCGGCCGTGGGCAAGAACGTGAAGGACTTCAAAGTCGGCGACCAGGTCTACGGCTCCGCGTTCATGAGCGCCAAGGGAGGCTTCTACGCGGAGTACGTCGCGGTGAAGGCAGACCAGGCGGCGAAGGTGCCCAAGGGCTTGAAGGTGGAGCAGGCGGCGGTGCTCGCCGCTGACGGACTCACCGGGCTCCTGGGCCTGGAGGAGCACCTCCAGCTCAAGTCAGGGCAGAAGCTGCTCATCTTCGGTGCCAGCGGAGGCATCGGGCATATCGTCGTGCAGCTCGCGAAGAGGCTGGGAGCGAAGGTGCTGGCGGTCGCGTCCGGACAGGACGGAGTCGAGCTGGCCCGGAGGCTGGGAGCGGACGCGGTCGCGGAGGGCCACCAGGAGGACCTGGAGAAGGTCTGCCGGGACTTCGCGCCAGACGGCTTCGACGCGGCGCTGGTGCTGGCCCGGGGAGACGCCGCCGAGCCCCTGCTCCGCAACGTCCGCAAGGGAGGGCGCATCGCCTACCCGAACGGAGTGGAGCCGGCGCCCAAGGGCCCGGAGGGCGTTGAGACCAAGGCCTACGACGGAATCCCCAGCCCCCAGGTGATGAAGAGGCTCAACGAGCTGATTGAGTCGGGGCCGTTCCATCTGGAGGTGGCCCGTCTCTACGCATTGGAGGAAGCCGCGAAGGCCCAGCAGGAGGTGCTCAAGCACCACCTGGGCAAGTACGCGATGAAGATCCAATGA
- a CDS encoding DEAD/DEAH box helicase, with the protein MSALAELLEAIREESGPATWSAGQALSRAGVVSVQSVDEEEVVLRVRIPGRPTPLTTTLYPEDEIWECDCRGKVDPCEHVIAAAIVLRQAEGRKATAAASPARPGPAAAPRPGAAPKTERLVYRFKRADGGLQLERLVVRPDNTARLLARSLASVLQNPVEAARIHVDPCDLLADKLLAQPTRGALPQSKLDALLHVLEKARTVLFDGQLVSVSNEPLLPRVTVEDRGEQTVLKVEKDPRINELVSPGVALCAGALCRLGELSLTGARLENLPQERVFAPEQLADLTSKVLPDFARRLPVDVKSRRLPPIDRTLKPRISLELDKLDAGLSVLPTLVYGSPPTARIDNGKLVYLQGAAPVRDEPTETKLIHQLRDELNMAPGRRVTVHGKEAVQLADKLRKWRGGLTGNAAGVVSPDVKLRPMLTLDTAATDAGVPRVGFSLDFQVEGLGPGERRTVDAGAVMRAWEEGLGLVPLEGGGWAPLPTGWLKAHGQRVTDLLAAKERDGRLANHAIPQLTGLCEALEHPAPPVMERLAPLVQGFEKLPEPQLPKDLTATLRPYQLQGVSWLTFLRQAGLGGVLADDMGLGKTLQTICTLGKGTLVVAPTSVLPNWEAEVKRFRPSLKVSVYHGVGRTLDESADVTLTTYALLRLDAAILAAKTWDTVVLDEAQAIKNPDSQVARAAYELDAGFRIALSGTPIENRLEELWSLMHFTNRGLLGGRKAFEERWSRPVSENQKGAAEALRARIRPFVMRRLKRDVAPELPPRTEAVRHVTLTEQERAVYDAVHAATREEVVSQLEEGGSVLKALEALLRLRQAACHPALVPGQQARTSSKVQALVEALGTAVADGHKALVFSQWTSMLDLIEPALKEADIGFIRLDGSTANRGAVAASFQDEKGAPVMLISLKAGATGLNLTAADHVFLVDPWWNPSVEAQAADRAHRIGQQRPVMVYRMVSQGTVEEKILLLQEKKRALFEAALGGASGGAALTRADLMQLLD; encoded by the coding sequence ATGTCGGCGCTCGCGGAACTGCTCGAAGCCATCCGGGAGGAGTCAGGCCCGGCCACGTGGTCCGCCGGACAGGCCCTCTCTCGCGCGGGGGTCGTCTCGGTGCAGTCCGTGGACGAGGAGGAGGTCGTCCTGCGGGTGCGCATCCCCGGCCGCCCCACCCCGCTCACCACGACGCTCTACCCCGAGGATGAAATCTGGGAGTGCGACTGCCGGGGGAAGGTGGACCCCTGCGAGCACGTCATCGCCGCGGCCATCGTCCTGAGGCAGGCGGAGGGAAGGAAGGCCACGGCGGCGGCCTCCCCTGCCCGTCCGGGCCCCGCCGCCGCGCCGAGGCCCGGCGCCGCGCCGAAGACGGAGCGGCTGGTGTACCGCTTCAAGCGCGCGGACGGAGGCCTCCAGTTGGAGCGGCTGGTGGTCCGGCCGGACAACACCGCGCGGCTGCTGGCCCGGAGCCTCGCGTCCGTGCTCCAGAACCCCGTGGAGGCCGCGCGAATCCACGTGGATCCGTGTGATCTGCTCGCGGACAAGCTGCTCGCGCAGCCCACCCGCGGCGCGCTTCCGCAGAGCAAGCTGGATGCGCTGCTGCACGTGCTGGAGAAGGCGCGCACCGTCCTGTTCGACGGTCAGCTCGTCTCCGTCTCCAACGAGCCGCTCCTCCCGCGAGTCACCGTCGAGGACCGGGGCGAGCAGACCGTGCTCAAGGTGGAGAAGGATCCACGCATCAACGAGCTGGTGAGCCCCGGCGTCGCGCTGTGCGCGGGAGCGCTCTGCCGGCTGGGAGAATTGTCGCTCACCGGCGCGCGGCTGGAGAACCTGCCCCAGGAGCGCGTCTTCGCCCCGGAGCAACTGGCGGACCTGACGAGCAAGGTGCTGCCGGACTTCGCGAGGCGCCTGCCGGTGGACGTGAAGAGCCGGCGGCTGCCGCCCATCGACCGGACGCTCAAGCCGCGCATCTCGCTGGAGCTGGACAAGCTCGACGCGGGGCTCTCCGTGCTGCCCACGCTGGTGTACGGCTCGCCGCCCACCGCGCGCATCGACAACGGGAAGCTGGTGTACCTCCAGGGCGCCGCGCCGGTGCGCGACGAGCCCACGGAGACGAAGCTCATCCACCAGTTGAGGGACGAGCTGAACATGGCGCCGGGCCGGCGCGTGACGGTCCACGGCAAGGAGGCCGTGCAGCTAGCGGACAAGCTGCGCAAGTGGCGCGGAGGCCTCACGGGGAACGCCGCGGGAGTGGTCAGCCCGGACGTGAAGCTCCGGCCCATGCTCACGCTGGACACGGCCGCCACCGACGCGGGCGTGCCACGAGTGGGCTTCTCGCTCGACTTCCAGGTGGAGGGCCTGGGCCCCGGAGAGAGGCGCACCGTGGACGCGGGCGCGGTGATGCGGGCCTGGGAAGAGGGCCTGGGCCTGGTGCCGCTGGAGGGCGGAGGCTGGGCGCCGCTGCCCACGGGCTGGCTGAAAGCCCACGGCCAACGGGTGACGGACCTGCTGGCCGCGAAGGAGCGGGACGGACGGCTCGCGAACCACGCCATCCCCCAGCTCACGGGCCTGTGCGAGGCATTGGAGCACCCCGCCCCGCCCGTCATGGAGCGGCTCGCACCCCTGGTGCAGGGCTTCGAGAAGCTCCCCGAGCCCCAGCTGCCCAAGGACCTCACCGCGACGCTGCGCCCGTACCAGTTGCAGGGCGTGAGTTGGCTCACCTTCCTGAGGCAGGCGGGACTGGGAGGCGTGCTGGCGGACGACATGGGTCTGGGCAAGACGCTGCAGACCATCTGCACGCTGGGCAAGGGAACGCTGGTGGTGGCGCCCACGAGCGTGCTGCCCAACTGGGAAGCGGAGGTGAAGCGCTTCCGCCCGTCGTTGAAGGTGTCTGTCTATCACGGCGTCGGCCGCACGCTGGACGAGTCCGCGGACGTGACACTCACCACGTATGCACTGTTGCGTCTGGACGCGGCCATCCTCGCGGCGAAGACCTGGGACACGGTGGTGCTGGACGAAGCGCAGGCCATCAAGAACCCGGACAGCCAGGTCGCACGAGCTGCGTACGAGTTGGACGCGGGCTTCCGCATCGCGCTTAGCGGCACGCCCATCGAGAACCGGCTCGAGGAGCTGTGGAGCCTGATGCACTTCACCAACCGGGGCCTCTTGGGCGGGCGCAAGGCCTTCGAGGAGCGCTGGTCCCGGCCGGTGTCGGAGAACCAGAAGGGCGCCGCGGAGGCCCTGCGCGCGCGCATCCGCCCCTTCGTGATGCGAAGGCTCAAGCGAGATGTCGCGCCCGAATTGCCACCGCGCACCGAGGCCGTGCGGCACGTCACCCTCACCGAGCAGGAGCGCGCCGTCTACGACGCGGTCCACGCCGCGACGCGCGAGGAGGTGGTGTCACAGCTGGAAGAAGGCGGCAGCGTGCTGAAGGCGCTGGAGGCATTGCTGCGATTGAGGCAGGCGGCCTGCCACCCCGCGCTGGTGCCGGGGCAGCAGGCGAGGACATCCTCGAAGGTGCAGGCGCTGGTGGAGGCGCTCGGCACGGCGGTGGCGGACGGGCACAAGGCGCTGGTCTTCTCGCAATGGACGTCGATGTTGGACCTCATCGAGCCGGCGTTGAAGGAAGCGGACATCGGGTTCATCCGTCTGGACGGCAGCACGGCGAACCGTGGCGCGGTGGCGGCGTCCTTCCAGGACGAGAAGGGAGCGCCGGTGATGCTCATCTCGTTGAAGGCGGGAGCGACGGGGCTCAACCTGACGGCGGCGGACCACGTCTTCCTGGTGGATCCGTGGTGGAACCCGTCGGTGGAAGCGCAGGCGGCGGACCGGGCGCACCGCATCGGTCAGCAGCGTCCGGTGATGGTGTACCGGATGGTGTCCCAGGGCACGGTGGAGGAGAAGATCCTCCTCTTGCAGGAGAAGAAGCGAGCCCTCTTCGAAGCCGCGCTCGGAGGCGCCTCGGGAGGCGCCGCGCTCACGCGAGCGGACCTCATGCAGCTCCTGGATTGA
- a CDS encoding di-heme oxidoreductase family protein, whose product MRVPWSLAGISAGALLIGAAWATVVRRPEPLVLGALPPVVLPHVEQSGGATTVADTGRNAFGRAPMNMPRSRWPDFYAGKGVFDRDWSDSRLRAAVAGPFFSATGCMTCHVKDGRGQPPANPSEAPVSLAFQLSAPDGAGPHPLYGMQLDMHAVEGQVPEGQVRVDFEETRGTFATGEPYSLVRPRYQFQGLVHGPLGEGALFSARVSPVNFGLGLLEALPEADIVARADPEDRDQDGISGRVNRVLDVETGETRLGRFGWKANQPTLRQQVAHALVADMGVTTTLYRQEQGRDAPGEPEVSQDDMDLLMIYMRLIAVPKRRDWEAPEVQRGHAVFRAIGCAACHVDTPQETGTVEGFDEVSRQVIYPYTDLLLHDLGEGLADGRPDGLASGREWRTPPLWGIGLVEAVNRHTRFLHDGRARSLEEAVLWHGGEAAPAQARYVRLPREDRAALLAFLKSL is encoded by the coding sequence ATGCGCGTGCCCTGGTCTCTCGCTGGCATCTCCGCCGGAGCGCTGCTCATCGGCGCCGCGTGGGCCACCGTTGTCCGCCGCCCCGAGCCCCTGGTGCTGGGCGCGCTGCCTCCCGTCGTCCTTCCGCACGTCGAGCAGTCCGGCGGTGCCACCACGGTGGCGGACACCGGGCGCAATGCCTTCGGGCGCGCGCCCATGAACATGCCGCGCTCACGCTGGCCGGACTTCTACGCGGGCAAGGGCGTCTTCGACCGCGACTGGAGCGACTCGCGCCTGCGTGCCGCCGTGGCCGGGCCCTTCTTCAGCGCCACCGGCTGCATGACCTGCCACGTGAAGGACGGCCGGGGCCAGCCGCCCGCGAACCCTTCGGAGGCGCCTGTCTCGCTGGCGTTCCAGCTGAGCGCGCCCGATGGCGCCGGTCCCCACCCGCTGTATGGCATGCAGCTGGACATGCACGCAGTGGAGGGCCAGGTCCCCGAGGGCCAGGTCCGCGTCGACTTCGAGGAGACGCGCGGCACCTTCGCCACCGGTGAGCCGTACTCGCTCGTGCGCCCGCGCTACCAGTTCCAGGGGCTGGTGCATGGCCCCCTGGGTGAAGGCGCGCTGTTCTCCGCCCGCGTGTCGCCCGTGAACTTCGGCCTGGGCCTGCTGGAGGCGCTGCCAGAGGCCGACATCGTGGCCCGCGCCGACCCCGAGGACCGCGACCAGGACGGCATCTCCGGCCGGGTCAACCGGGTGCTCGACGTGGAGACGGGCGAGACGCGCCTGGGCCGCTTCGGGTGGAAGGCCAATCAGCCCACGCTGCGCCAGCAGGTGGCGCATGCGCTCGTCGCGGACATGGGCGTCACCACGACGCTGTATCGCCAGGAGCAGGGCCGGGACGCGCCGGGGGAACCGGAGGTGTCCCAGGACGACATGGACCTGCTGATGATCTACATGCGCCTGATCGCCGTGCCCAAGCGGCGCGACTGGGAGGCGCCGGAGGTCCAGCGGGGCCATGCCGTCTTCCGCGCCATCGGCTGCGCGGCGTGCCACGTGGACACGCCCCAGGAGACGGGGACGGTGGAGGGCTTCGACGAGGTGTCCCGTCAGGTCATCTACCCGTACACGGACCTGCTGCTGCACGACCTGGGCGAGGGCCTGGCGGACGGGCGTCCGGACGGGCTGGCCTCGGGCCGCGAGTGGCGCACGCCGCCCCTGTGGGGCATTGGACTGGTGGAGGCCGTCAACCGGCACACCCGCTTCCTGCATGACGGCCGGGCCCGCTCCCTGGAGGAGGCCGTCCTCTGGCACGGAGGGGAAGCGGCCCCCGCTCAGGCGCGCTACGTGCGGCTGCCCCGGGAGGACCGGGCCGCGCTGCTCGCCTTCCTGAAGTCACTCTGA
- a CDS encoding UbiA family prenyltransferase: protein MQPQTPIPDDAPDVPLAVDLDGTLVRTDTLHENLLVLLKHAPWLLLLVPLWVLRGKAFFKAEVARRARLDVTSLPYNADVVAFLREEHARGRRLVLATAADRTIADAVAAHLGLFHTVVASENGVNLSGARKLERLRDLLGRFDYAGNDAVDLHLWRECRRIIVVHAPAGVLRQAQGLGRPVHRVFEAPPGGLRSWVKALRVHQWAKNALVFVPLLAAHKATQGGMAPRAVLAFIAFSLCASSVYVINDLLDLASDRRHPSKSLRPFASGALPVRAGVVLAPLLLVGAAALALATLPLSFAGLLAAYFVLTLAYSLRLKQVVMLDVLVLAGLYTVRIFGGALAVGVPTSSWLLMFSTFLFLSLALLKRLSEVRRLRQSNETSAHGRGYLAQDQEQLASLGAASGQVSVLVLALYITSKEVTALYAHPERLWLLCPVMLYWVGRIWLLAHRGLVNEDPLVFALRDRVSYVVGGVAALVLWVAT from the coding sequence ATGCAGCCCCAGACCCCCATCCCCGATGATGCCCCCGACGTCCCGCTCGCGGTCGACCTGGACGGGACGTTGGTGCGCACGGACACGCTGCACGAGAACCTGCTCGTGCTGCTCAAGCACGCGCCGTGGCTGCTCTTGCTGGTGCCGCTGTGGGTGCTCCGGGGCAAGGCCTTCTTCAAGGCGGAGGTGGCCCGCCGCGCGCGGCTGGACGTCACCTCGCTGCCGTACAACGCGGACGTGGTCGCCTTCCTGCGCGAGGAGCATGCGCGGGGGCGGCGGCTGGTGCTGGCCACGGCCGCGGACCGGACCATCGCCGACGCGGTGGCCGCCCACCTGGGCCTCTTCCACACAGTGGTCGCCAGCGAGAACGGGGTGAACCTGTCCGGCGCGCGGAAGCTGGAGCGGCTGCGCGACTTGCTGGGCCGCTTCGACTACGCGGGCAACGACGCGGTGGACCTGCACCTGTGGCGCGAGTGCCGGCGGATCATCGTGGTGCACGCACCGGCGGGCGTGCTGCGCCAGGCCCAGGGGCTGGGCCGCCCCGTGCACCGCGTCTTCGAGGCCCCGCCTGGCGGGCTGCGCTCCTGGGTGAAGGCGCTGCGGGTGCACCAGTGGGCGAAGAACGCGCTCGTCTTCGTGCCGTTGCTGGCGGCGCACAAGGCCACCCAGGGCGGCATGGCCCCGCGCGCGGTGCTGGCGTTCATCGCCTTCAGCCTCTGCGCCTCCAGCGTCTACGTCATCAACGACCTGCTGGACCTGGCGTCGGACCGGCGGCATCCGTCCAAGTCGCTGCGGCCCTTCGCGTCCGGGGCCCTTCCGGTGCGCGCGGGCGTCGTGCTGGCGCCGCTGCTGCTGGTGGGCGCCGCGGCGCTGGCGCTGGCGACGCTGCCCCTGTCTTTCGCCGGGCTGCTGGCCGCGTACTTCGTGCTCACGCTCGCGTATTCGCTGCGGCTCAAGCAGGTGGTGATGCTGGACGTGCTGGTGCTGGCGGGCCTGTACACGGTGCGGATCTTCGGCGGCGCGCTGGCGGTGGGCGTGCCCACGTCGAGCTGGCTGCTCATGTTCAGCACCTTCCTCTTCCTGTCGCTGGCGCTGCTCAAGCGGCTGAGCGAGGTGCGGCGGCTGCGTCAGTCCAATGAAACCTCCGCCCACGGGCGCGGCTACCTGGCGCAGGACCAAGAGCAGCTCGCGAGCCTGGGCGCGGCGTCGGGCCAGGTGTCGGTGCTGGTGCTGGCCCTCTACATCACCAGCAAGGAAGTGACTGCGCTGTATGCCCACCCGGAGCGGCTGTGGCTGCTGTGCCCGGTGATGCTGTACTGGGTGGGGCGCATCTGGCTGCTGGCGCATCGGGGGCTCGTGAACGAGGACCCGCTCGTCTTCGCGCTGAGGGACCGCGTCAGCTACGTCGTGGGCGGGGTCGCCGCGCTGGTGTTGTGGGTGGCGACGTGA
- a CDS encoding FAD-binding oxidoreductase has protein sequence MSTSDSWGRFPRVEQRTRALTWRSEALPREDGSVLPHGLGRSYGDSCLNDGGTVLLTSGLDRLIDFDPATGVVRCEAGVSLDTLLRLAVPRGWFLPVTPGTKFVTVGGAIANDVHGKNHHRVGTFGRHVRRFELVRSDGSRRLCAPDENPDWYGATIGGLGLTGLVTWAEVQLQPIRNPFVIQETVPFDNLDGFMRVSAESEPDHEFTVSWVDCLARGRKLGRGLFYRGNFAPTQFDRLPLAKSHLSHRSGLAVPIDLPGFCLNRLSVSAFNFLYYHRERMKPSPRLVHYDPFFYPLDSVYGWNRIYGRRGFLQFQCVVPHATARDALKELLERSARGGLPSFLSVLKTFGNLPSPGWLSFPRPGYTLALDFANQGEKTWKLVESLDRVTREAGGAVYPAKDARMSPESFAAYFPRREQFSAYIDPAFSSSFWRRVNPVPLPLPAQEDRQAALP, from the coding sequence ATGAGCACGTCGGATTCCTGGGGCCGCTTCCCTCGCGTGGAGCAGCGGACGCGCGCGCTGACGTGGCGCTCGGAGGCGCTGCCCCGCGAGGACGGCTCCGTCCTGCCGCATGGCCTGGGCCGCAGCTACGGCGATTCGTGCCTCAACGACGGCGGCACGGTGCTGCTCACCTCGGGCCTGGACCGGCTCATCGACTTCGACCCGGCGACAGGCGTGGTGCGCTGCGAAGCGGGCGTGTCATTGGACACGCTCTTGCGCCTGGCCGTGCCGCGCGGCTGGTTCCTGCCGGTGACGCCGGGCACGAAGTTCGTCACGGTGGGCGGCGCCATCGCCAACGACGTGCACGGCAAGAACCACCACCGGGTCGGGACGTTCGGCCGGCACGTGCGGAGGTTCGAGCTGGTTCGCTCGGACGGCAGCCGCCGGCTGTGCGCGCCCGACGAGAACCCGGACTGGTACGGCGCGACGATTGGCGGGCTGGGGCTCACCGGGCTCGTCACCTGGGCGGAGGTGCAGCTCCAGCCCATCCGCAACCCCTTCGTCATCCAGGAGACCGTCCCGTTCGACAACCTGGACGGCTTCATGCGCGTGTCCGCGGAGTCCGAGCCGGACCACGAGTTCACCGTGTCGTGGGTGGACTGCCTGGCGCGGGGGCGCAAGCTGGGGCGTGGCCTGTTCTACCGGGGCAACTTCGCGCCCACGCAGTTCGACCGGCTGCCCCTGGCGAAGAGCCACCTGTCCCATCGCAGCGGGCTCGCGGTGCCCATCGACCTGCCGGGCTTCTGCCTCAACCGGCTGTCGGTGTCCGCCTTCAACTTCCTGTACTACCACCGGGAGCGGATGAAGCCGTCGCCCCGGCTCGTGCACTACGATCCGTTCTTCTACCCGCTGGACAGCGTGTACGGCTGGAACCGCATCTACGGCCGCAGGGGTTTCCTCCAGTTCCAGTGCGTGGTGCCCCACGCCACCGCGCGCGACGCGCTGAAGGAGCTGCTGGAGCGCAGCGCCCGGGGCGGGCTTCCCAGCTTCCTGTCCGTGCTCAAGACGTTCGGCAACCTGCCGTCGCCCGGGTGGCTGTCCTTCCCGCGCCCCGGCTATACGCTGGCCCTGGACTTCGCCAACCAGGGCGAGAAGACGTGGAAGCTGGTGGAGTCGCTGGACCGCGTGACGCGCGAGGCGGGCGGGGCGGTGTACCCGGCCAAGGACGCGCGCATGAGCCCGGAGAGCTTCGCGGCGTACTTCCCCAGGCGCGAGCAGTTCTCCGCGTACATCGATCCCGCGTTCTCTTCCTCCTTCTGGCGCCGGGTGAACCCGGTGCCGCTGCCCCTGCCCGCGCAGGAAGACCGTCAGGCCGCCCTCCCATGA
- a CDS encoding SDR family oxidoreductase, with protein MKKVIVLGATSAIAQATVRLLAARGASLYLVGRNAANLEAVARDASTRGAQKVEFRALDLNDCEAHASLVERAWLALGGLDGAVLAHGVLGDQAESQRSWAAAEVVLRTNFLSAASLLTELANRFEAQKAGTLVVISSVAGDRGRQSNYVYGASKGALTVFLQGLRNRLAKSGVAVVTVKPGFVDTPMTAHVPKNKLFASPEQVARGLLKAADGRKNEVYVPGFWALIMLIIRSIPEPVFKRLKL; from the coding sequence ATGAAGAAAGTCATCGTCCTCGGCGCCACGAGCGCCATTGCCCAGGCCACGGTGCGGCTGCTCGCCGCGCGCGGGGCATCGCTGTACCTGGTGGGCCGCAACGCCGCGAACCTGGAGGCGGTGGCCCGGGACGCGTCCACGCGCGGCGCGCAGAAGGTGGAGTTCCGCGCGCTGGACTTGAACGACTGCGAAGCGCACGCGAGCCTCGTGGAGCGCGCGTGGCTGGCCCTGGGCGGACTGGACGGGGCCGTGCTGGCGCATGGCGTGCTGGGCGACCAGGCGGAGAGCCAGCGCTCGTGGGCGGCGGCGGAGGTGGTGCTGCGCACGAACTTCCTCTCCGCCGCGTCGCTGCTGACGGAGCTGGCCAACCGCTTCGAGGCGCAGAAGGCCGGTACGCTGGTGGTGATTTCGTCGGTGGCGGGAGACCGAGGCCGGCAGAGCAACTACGTGTACGGCGCGTCCAAGGGCGCGCTGACCGTGTTCCTCCAGGGACTGCGCAACCGGCTGGCGAAGTCCGGCGTGGCGGTGGTGACGGTGAAGCCCGGCTTCGTGGACACGCCGATGACGGCCCACGTGCCGAAGAACAAGCTCTTCGCGTCGCCGGAGCAGGTGGCTCGAGGCCTGTTGAAGGCCGCGGACGGGCGCAAGAACGAGGTCTACGTGCCCGGCTTCTGGGCGCTCATCATGCTCATCATCCGCAGCATCCCGGAGCCTGTATTCAAGCGGCTGAAGCTCTAG